From Musa acuminata AAA Group cultivar baxijiao chromosome BXJ3-8, Cavendish_Baxijiao_AAA, whole genome shotgun sequence, one genomic window encodes:
- the LOC135645928 gene encoding nuclear transport factor 2-like isoform X3, with protein sequence MASEQSAPVGSSHPAQVVGNAFVNQYYHVLHRSPQLVFRFYQEASKLGRPDPQAEMSSVTGMDAINEKILSVDYSEFRAEIKTVDAQESLDGGIVVLVTGYLTGKDNVKRNFTQSFFLATQDKGYYVLNDIFRYVDDGNDQWESGALTSGDRAPLAPEQGIDGTLEQQQEAPPKQDQQVTEAPEEVELNEEEVFNSPEIEDAPTLEEEAPTIEMIDEVKVMKENAPPSVPAPVPSRSAVVDIDQLASPVPTPAPAPNNTSAGSTAGESNSTQESEVDGYSIYIKNLPLNATPAQLDEEFKKFGPIKPGGIQVRSHKQQGFCFGFVEFEVASAVQCAIEASPIMIGGRQAFVEEKRPNSSRGKLNGSCYVMFI encoded by the exons ATGGCTTCCGAGCAGTCGGCTCCCGTCGGATCTTCGCACCCCGCTCAAGTG GTCGGCAACGCCTTCGTTAATCAGTACTACCACGTCCTTCACCGTTCCCCGCAGCTCGTTTTTCGCTTCTATCAGGAGGCCAGCAAGCTTGGGCGGCCGGACCCTCAGGCTGAAATGAGCTCTGTTACTGGCATGGAT GCAATCAATGAGAAGATACTTTCCGTGGACTATAGTGAATTCAGGGCAGAAATAAAGACGGTGGACGCACAGGAATCTCTTGATGGAGGCATTGTCGTGCTTGTCACTGGTTACCTTACTGGGAAAGATAATGTTAAGAGGAACTTTACTCAATCTTTCTTCCTTGCCACTCAGGATAAGGGCTACTATGTCTTAAATGACATATTTAGATATGTCGACGATGGTAATGACCAATGGGAAAGTGGTGCTTTGACGAGTGGCGACCGTGCACCTCTTGCTCCTGAGCAGGGTATTGACGGGACTTTGGAGCAGCAACAAG AAGCTCCTCCAAAACAGGATCAACAGGTAACTGAAGCACCAGAAGAAGTGGAACTGAATGAGGAGGAGGTGTTCAATTCTCCAGAGATTGAGGATGCTCCCACTCTTGAGGAGGAAGCCCCCACGATAGAAATGATTGATGAG GTTAAAGTCATGAAAGAGAATGCTCCTCCATCAGTTCCTGCACCTGTTCCTTCTAGATCTGCAGTTGTCGACATCGATCAACTGGCATCACCAGTTCCAACACCAGCTCCTGCACCTAATAATACTTCTGCTGGTTCTACTGCTGGTGAAAGCAACAGTACACAAGAGTCAGAAG TTGATGGTTATTCAATCTACATAAAAAACCTTCCTTTGAATGCCACTCCTGCACAACTTGATGAAGAATTCAAGAAGTTCGGACCTATCAAGCCTGGTGGCATACAAGTTAGAAGTCATAAG CAGCAAGGGTTTTGCTTTGGCTTTGTGGAATTTGAAGTGGCTAGTGCTGTCCAATGTGCAATAGAG GCTTCTCCCATAATGATTGGAGGCCGCCAAGCTTTTGTGGAGGAAAAACGGCCTAACAGCTCAAGAGGCAAGTTAAACGGGAGCTGTTATGTTATGTTTATATAA
- the LOC135644410 gene encoding ninja-family protein Os07g0602900-like produces the protein MELLPARRAASADPKAEDGEGVELTLGLAIGGSTRKTPEPRNEAEGPRKGGIFDLPDGASAEDRAAMDAQMLRSRARDRAVREEEALSGDRSRPSRTDGGNGVRWPRVAPVSTPNPNAHPNPFGFGHHHPFPVMYPHQQVQYVPVPNGFGFPFVMPCWAPTISAVAGGLNRLERKVYQPLSGRGFPVQGTAAGPCDGDSSGSKGIEAAKVVNTSLNSDSSGSSSSAISDRRSGSFGGGSISSGDSRSHRSLQKAEKPAAPPSAEGGSGNNALTSCLTSNAKPARFGAQLQRAGSVNKSGKPSALPRMPLVSATGDAPHGRTIHGLLYRCTKSEVRILCVCHGNSYTPVEFVRHAGGADVSQPLKRIVVVQPGW, from the exons ATGGAGTTGTTGCCTGCGAGGAGGGCGGCGTCAGCGGACCCGAAGGCGGAGGACGGCGAGGGAGTCGAGCTCACCCTCGGCCTCGCCATCGGCGGGAGCACCCGGAAGACCCCCGAGCCGAGGAATGAAGCGGAGGGTCCCCGTAAAGGTGGGATCTTTGACCTCCCGGACGGAGCATCGGCGGAGGATCGCGCGGCGATGGATGCCCAGATGCTGCGGTCTAGGGCGCGAGATCGGGCGGTGAGGGAGGAGGAGGCCTTGTCCGGCGACCGGTCGAGGCCCAGCCGCACGGATGGAGGCAATGGCGTTCGATGGCCCCGCGTTGCCCCTGTCTCCACCCCCAACCCTAACGCTCACCCTAATCCCTTTGGGTTTGGCCACCATCACCCGTTCCCGGTGATGTACCCTCACCAGCAGGTGCAGTACGTGCCGGTGCCCAACGGGTTCGGGTTCCCGTTCGTGATGCCGTGCTGGGCCCCGACCATCTCGGCGGTGGCCGGCGGACTGAACCGGCTCGAAAGGAAGGTGTACCAGCCGTTGTCCGGCCGTGGGTTCCCCGTTCAGGGGACGGCTGCAGGGCCGTGTGATGGTGATTCCAGCGGGAGTAAGGGGATCGAAGCCGCCAAGGTCGTGAACACCTCGCTCAACTCGGATTCATCCGGGAGCAGCTCTTCTGCAATCTCCGATCGCCGGAGCGGATCCTTTGGAG GAGGAAGCATCAGTAGCGGCGACTCCAGGAGCCATCGGAGCCTTCAAAAGGCAGAGAAGCCTGCAGCACCGCCATCGGCGGAAGGAGGTAGCGGCAACAACGCACTAACGTCTTGCTTGACGTCGAACGCCAAGCCGGCCAGGTTTGGGGCTCAGCTGCAGCGCGCGGGCTCCGTAAACAAGTCCGGGAAACCGTCGGCCCTGCCCCGAATGCCGCTCGTCTCAGCCACGGGCGACGCGCCCCACGGGAGGACCATCCACGGTCTCCTCTACCGGTGTACCAAGTCGGAGGTGAGGATTCTGTGCGTTTGCCATGGAAACTCGTACACGCCGGTGGAGTTCGTCAGGCATGCTGGTGGCGCCGACGTTTCGCAGCCGTTGAAGCGGATAGTTGTGGTTCAACCAGGGTGGTAG
- the LOC135645928 gene encoding nuclear transport factor 2-like isoform X4, with product MASEQSAPVGSSHPAQVVGNAFVNQYYHVLHRSPQLVFRFYQEASKLGRPDPQAEMSSVTGMDAINEKILSVDYSEFRAEIKTVDAQESLDGGIVVLVTGYLTGKDNVKRNFTQSFFLATQDKGYYVLNDIFRYVDDGNDQWESGALTSGDRAPLAPEQEAPPKQDQQVTEAPEEVELNEEEVFNSPEIEDAPTLEEEAPTIEMIDEVAKISQTVVADSGSAAILEGAPKKSYASIVKVMKENAPPSVPAPVPSRSAVVDIDQLASPVPTPAPAPNNTSAGSTAGESNSTQESEVDGYSIYIKNLPLNATPAQLDEEFKKFGPIKPGGIQVRSHKQQGFCFGFVEFEVASAVQCAIEASPIMIGGRQAFVEEKRPNSSRGNNRGRFLPGRGVGYRNDGMRGRGNYGGGRGYGRADYGYRSDFGHRGGVRGGYSNRGGDVGYQRVDPASGGGRGNRSGSNVSNWSSRNVAQVPAPS from the exons ATGGCTTCCGAGCAGTCGGCTCCCGTCGGATCTTCGCACCCCGCTCAAGTG GTCGGCAACGCCTTCGTTAATCAGTACTACCACGTCCTTCACCGTTCCCCGCAGCTCGTTTTTCGCTTCTATCAGGAGGCCAGCAAGCTTGGGCGGCCGGACCCTCAGGCTGAAATGAGCTCTGTTACTGGCATGGAT GCAATCAATGAGAAGATACTTTCCGTGGACTATAGTGAATTCAGGGCAGAAATAAAGACGGTGGACGCACAGGAATCTCTTGATGGAGGCATTGTCGTGCTTGTCACTGGTTACCTTACTGGGAAAGATAATGTTAAGAGGAACTTTACTCAATCTTTCTTCCTTGCCACTCAGGATAAGGGCTACTATGTCTTAAATGACATATTTAGATATGTCGACGATGGTAATGACCAATGGGAAAGTGGTGCTTTGACGAGTGGCGACCGTGCACCTCTTGCTCCTGAGCAGG AAGCTCCTCCAAAACAGGATCAACAGGTAACTGAAGCACCAGAAGAAGTGGAACTGAATGAGGAGGAGGTGTTCAATTCTCCAGAGATTGAGGATGCTCCCACTCTTGAGGAGGAAGCCCCCACGATAGAAATGATTGATGAGGTTGCCAAAATTTCTCAAACTGTGGTTGCTGATTCTGGTTCTGCTGCTATCCTGGAAGGGGCACCAAAGAAATCCTATGCTTCTATC GTTAAAGTCATGAAAGAGAATGCTCCTCCATCAGTTCCTGCACCTGTTCCTTCTAGATCTGCAGTTGTCGACATCGATCAACTGGCATCACCAGTTCCAACACCAGCTCCTGCACCTAATAATACTTCTGCTGGTTCTACTGCTGGTGAAAGCAACAGTACACAAGAGTCAGAAG TTGATGGTTATTCAATCTACATAAAAAACCTTCCTTTGAATGCCACTCCTGCACAACTTGATGAAGAATTCAAGAAGTTCGGACCTATCAAGCCTGGTGGCATACAAGTTAGAAGTCATAAG CAGCAAGGGTTTTGCTTTGGCTTTGTGGAATTTGAAGTGGCTAGTGCTGTCCAATGTGCAATAGAG GCTTCTCCCATAATGATTGGAGGCCGCCAAGCTTTTGTGGAGGAAAAACGGCCTAACAGCTCAAGAGGCAA CAACAGAGGTAGGTTTTTACCTGGCAGAGGAGTTGGATACAGAAACGATGGAATGAGAGGTCGTGGAAATTATGGTGGCGGGAGGGGTTACGGCAGGGCAGACTATGGTTACAGGTCTGATTTTGGCCACAGAGGTGGTGTCAGGGGTGGATATTCCAACCGTGGAGGTGATGTTGGATATCAAAGAGTTGACCCTGCATCTGGTGGTGGACGTGGAAACCGAAGCGGGTCAAATGTCAGCAATTGGTCTTCCAGAAATGTTGCTCAAGTTCCTGCTCCATCTTAA
- the LOC135645928 gene encoding nuclear transport factor 2-like isoform X1 — MASEQSAPVGSSHPAQVVGNAFVNQYYHVLHRSPQLVFRFYQEASKLGRPDPQAEMSSVTGMDAINEKILSVDYSEFRAEIKTVDAQESLDGGIVVLVTGYLTGKDNVKRNFTQSFFLATQDKGYYVLNDIFRYVDDGNDQWESGALTSGDRAPLAPEQGIDGTLEQQQEAPPKQDQQVTEAPEEVELNEEEVFNSPEIEDAPTLEEEAPTIEMIDEVAKISQTVVADSGSAAILEGAPKKSYASIVKVMKENAPPSVPAPVPSRSAVVDIDQLASPVPTPAPAPNNTSAGSTAGESNSTQESEVDGYSIYIKNLPLNATPAQLDEEFKKFGPIKPGGIQVRSHKQQGFCFGFVEFEVASAVQCAIEASPIMIGGRQAFVEEKRPNSSRGKLNGSCYVMFI; from the exons ATGGCTTCCGAGCAGTCGGCTCCCGTCGGATCTTCGCACCCCGCTCAAGTG GTCGGCAACGCCTTCGTTAATCAGTACTACCACGTCCTTCACCGTTCCCCGCAGCTCGTTTTTCGCTTCTATCAGGAGGCCAGCAAGCTTGGGCGGCCGGACCCTCAGGCTGAAATGAGCTCTGTTACTGGCATGGAT GCAATCAATGAGAAGATACTTTCCGTGGACTATAGTGAATTCAGGGCAGAAATAAAGACGGTGGACGCACAGGAATCTCTTGATGGAGGCATTGTCGTGCTTGTCACTGGTTACCTTACTGGGAAAGATAATGTTAAGAGGAACTTTACTCAATCTTTCTTCCTTGCCACTCAGGATAAGGGCTACTATGTCTTAAATGACATATTTAGATATGTCGACGATGGTAATGACCAATGGGAAAGTGGTGCTTTGACGAGTGGCGACCGTGCACCTCTTGCTCCTGAGCAGGGTATTGACGGGACTTTGGAGCAGCAACAAG AAGCTCCTCCAAAACAGGATCAACAGGTAACTGAAGCACCAGAAGAAGTGGAACTGAATGAGGAGGAGGTGTTCAATTCTCCAGAGATTGAGGATGCTCCCACTCTTGAGGAGGAAGCCCCCACGATAGAAATGATTGATGAGGTTGCCAAAATTTCTCAAACTGTGGTTGCTGATTCTGGTTCTGCTGCTATCCTGGAAGGGGCACCAAAGAAATCCTATGCTTCTATC GTTAAAGTCATGAAAGAGAATGCTCCTCCATCAGTTCCTGCACCTGTTCCTTCTAGATCTGCAGTTGTCGACATCGATCAACTGGCATCACCAGTTCCAACACCAGCTCCTGCACCTAATAATACTTCTGCTGGTTCTACTGCTGGTGAAAGCAACAGTACACAAGAGTCAGAAG TTGATGGTTATTCAATCTACATAAAAAACCTTCCTTTGAATGCCACTCCTGCACAACTTGATGAAGAATTCAAGAAGTTCGGACCTATCAAGCCTGGTGGCATACAAGTTAGAAGTCATAAG CAGCAAGGGTTTTGCTTTGGCTTTGTGGAATTTGAAGTGGCTAGTGCTGTCCAATGTGCAATAGAG GCTTCTCCCATAATGATTGGAGGCCGCCAAGCTTTTGTGGAGGAAAAACGGCCTAACAGCTCAAGAGGCAAGTTAAACGGGAGCTGTTATGTTATGTTTATATAA
- the LOC135645928 gene encoding nuclear transport factor 2-like isoform X2, with the protein MASEQSAPVGSSHPAQVVGNAFVNQYYHVLHRSPQLVFRFYQEASKLGRPDPQAEMSSVTGMDAINEKILSVDYSEFRAEIKTVDAQESLDGGIVVLVTGYLTGKDNVKRNFTQSFFLATQDKGYYVLNDIFRYVDDGNDQWESGALTSGDRAPLAPEQGIDGTLEQQQEAPPKQDQQVTEAPEEVELNEEEVFNSPEIEDAPTLEEEAPTIEMIDEVAKISQTVVADSGSAAILEGAPKKSYASIVKVMKENAPPSVPAPVPSRSAVVDIDQLASPVPTPAPAPNNTSAGSTAGESNSTQESEVDGYSIYIKNLPLNATPAQLDEEFKKFGPIKPGGIQVRSHKQGFCFGFVEFEVASAVQCAIEASPIMIGGRQAFVEEKRPNSSRGKLNGSCYVMFI; encoded by the exons ATGGCTTCCGAGCAGTCGGCTCCCGTCGGATCTTCGCACCCCGCTCAAGTG GTCGGCAACGCCTTCGTTAATCAGTACTACCACGTCCTTCACCGTTCCCCGCAGCTCGTTTTTCGCTTCTATCAGGAGGCCAGCAAGCTTGGGCGGCCGGACCCTCAGGCTGAAATGAGCTCTGTTACTGGCATGGAT GCAATCAATGAGAAGATACTTTCCGTGGACTATAGTGAATTCAGGGCAGAAATAAAGACGGTGGACGCACAGGAATCTCTTGATGGAGGCATTGTCGTGCTTGTCACTGGTTACCTTACTGGGAAAGATAATGTTAAGAGGAACTTTACTCAATCTTTCTTCCTTGCCACTCAGGATAAGGGCTACTATGTCTTAAATGACATATTTAGATATGTCGACGATGGTAATGACCAATGGGAAAGTGGTGCTTTGACGAGTGGCGACCGTGCACCTCTTGCTCCTGAGCAGGGTATTGACGGGACTTTGGAGCAGCAACAAG AAGCTCCTCCAAAACAGGATCAACAGGTAACTGAAGCACCAGAAGAAGTGGAACTGAATGAGGAGGAGGTGTTCAATTCTCCAGAGATTGAGGATGCTCCCACTCTTGAGGAGGAAGCCCCCACGATAGAAATGATTGATGAGGTTGCCAAAATTTCTCAAACTGTGGTTGCTGATTCTGGTTCTGCTGCTATCCTGGAAGGGGCACCAAAGAAATCCTATGCTTCTATC GTTAAAGTCATGAAAGAGAATGCTCCTCCATCAGTTCCTGCACCTGTTCCTTCTAGATCTGCAGTTGTCGACATCGATCAACTGGCATCACCAGTTCCAACACCAGCTCCTGCACCTAATAATACTTCTGCTGGTTCTACTGCTGGTGAAAGCAACAGTACACAAGAGTCAGAAG TTGATGGTTATTCAATCTACATAAAAAACCTTCCTTTGAATGCCACTCCTGCACAACTTGATGAAGAATTCAAGAAGTTCGGACCTATCAAGCCTGGTGGCATACAAGTTAGAAGTCATAAG CAAGGGTTTTGCTTTGGCTTTGTGGAATTTGAAGTGGCTAGTGCTGTCCAATGTGCAATAGAG GCTTCTCCCATAATGATTGGAGGCCGCCAAGCTTTTGTGGAGGAAAAACGGCCTAACAGCTCAAGAGGCAAGTTAAACGGGAGCTGTTATGTTATGTTTATATAA
- the LOC135645061 gene encoding pentatricopeptide repeat-containing protein At4g14050, mitochondrial-like, with the protein MPPLSTPPHPLAALLRSSARRRDRTACRKLHAHLLKSGLHQRRPFPSALLDAYAKSGFLADARCLFDESSHRDAVLYSALLSALSHSDRPSQALSLFRRMVYVDAVPPDGFIFASLVKTCSRIGFLRLGKQAHAQFLLSSFYTDDVVRSSLVDMYSKCCAVDDARKVFDTVPDKNHVCWTAMVSGYASNGRKSEALGLFWQMPRRDLFAWTALIAGFLQSGDSFDAVKLFVEMRRNQVEIDDSFVLSTVVGASSDLAALELGRQLHGLVLALGYKSSMILGNALVDMYAKCSDIRSARAVFEGLVMRDVISWTTMVVGEAQHGRADDALDLYDKMVLAGVKPNEVTFTGLIYACSHAGLVQKGQELFDSMEQDHGIRPSLQHYTCLLDLLSRSGHLTEAENVINSMPYVPDEASWGALLSACKKQGDTSMSVRMADRLLGLKPKDPSTYILLSNTYAAAGKWDSVASVRKLMSEMDVKKEPGYSWIDLGKESCLFRAGEVPYTLRHEIIRLLNELANEMNKRGYVPDTRSVMHDVEENEKEQQLFMHSERLAVAFGLLKSIPGTTIRVIKNLRICLDCHNVLKLISEITGREIVVRDANRFHHFEVGKCSCGDFW; encoded by the coding sequence ATGCCCCCTCTCTCcaccccacctcaccccctcgccGCCCTCCTCCGCTCCTCCGCCCGGCGCCGGGATCGCACCGCTTGCCGAAAGCTCCACGCTCACCTCCTCAAGTCCGGCCTCCACCAACGACGTCCCTTTCCCTCCGCTCTCCTCGACGCCTATGCCAAGTCCGGCTTCCTCGCCGATGCCCGCTGCCTTTTCGATGAATCCTCCCACCGAGACGCCGTCCTCTATTCCGCCCTCCTATCCGCCCTCTCCCACTCCGATCGTCCTTCCCAGGCGTTGTCCCTCTTCCGTCGCATGGTTTATGTGGACGCCGTCCCTCCTGATGGATTCATCTTCGCATCCCTCGTCAAGACCTGTTCTCGTATCGGCTTCCTTCGCCTCGGCAAGCAAGCCCATGCGCAGTTCCTTCTATCTTCATTCTATACGGATGATGTTGTCAGGTCCTCGCTCGTTGACATGTATTCTAAGTGCTGTGCTGTTGATGACGCTCGAAAAGTCTTTGATACAGTACCAGATAAGAATCACGTCTGCTGGACGGCTATGGTGTCCGGATATGCTTCCAATGGTCGGAAGTCAGAAGCTTTGGGGCTTTTCTGGCAGATGCCACGGAGGGATCTCTTTGCTTGGACGGCTTTGATAGCTGGGTTCCTCCAAAGTGGTGATAGTTTTGATGCCGTCAAGTTGTTTGTGGAAATGAGGAGGAACCAAGTGGAAATTGACGATTCTTTTGTTCTCTCGACGGTTGTTGGTGCTTCTTCTGATTTGGCAGCTCTTGAATTGGGTAGGCAACTCCATGGTCTAGTGTTGGCACTTGGGTACAAATCAAGCATGATTCTGGGAAATGCACTTGTTGACATGTATGCAAAGTGCAGTGATATTCGCTCTGCAAGAGCTGTTTTTGAAGGACTTGTCATGCGAGATGTTATTTCCTGGACAACTATGGTTGTTGGGGAAGCACAACATGGTAGAGCCGACGATGCATTGGATCTGTATGATAAGATGGTCCTTGCTGGGGTGAAGCCAAATGAAGTGACCTTTACTGGGTTGATTTATGCTTGTAGCCATGCTGGACTAGTCCAGAAAGGCCAGGAGTTGTTTGATTCCATGGAGCAGGATCATGGCATTAGGCCCTCGTTGCAACATTATACATGCTTGTTGGATCTTCTTAGTCGGTCTGGGCATCTAACTGAAGCAGAAAATGTCATTAATTCAATGCCATATGTGCCTGATGAAGCTAGTTGGGGAGCTTTGTTGAGTGCATGTAAAAAGCAGGGTGATACCTCAATGAGCGTAAGGATGGCTGACCGGTTGTTGGGGTTGAAACCCAAAGACCCTTCAACTTACATCTTGTTGTCTAATACATATGCTGCTGCTGGCAAATGGGATAGTGTGGCTAGCGTGAGGAAGCTGATGTCTGAAATGGATGTCAAGAAAGAGCCTGGTTACAGTTGGATTGACTTGGGCAAAGAGAGCTGTTTGTTTCGGGCTGGGGAAGTGCCATATACTCTGAGACATGAGATCATCAGATTGCTTAATGAATTGGCCAATGAGATGAATAAGAGAGGGTATGTTCCAGATACAAGGTCTGTTATGCATGATGTGGAAGAGAACGAGAAAGAGCAACAACTTTTTATGCATAGTGAGAGATTAGCTGTTGCCTTTGGGCTTCTCAAGTCAATTCCAGGAACAACAATCCGGGTGATTAAGAACCTTCGCATTTGCCTCGACTGTCATAATGTTCTAAAATTGATCAGTGAAATTACTGGGAGGGAAATTGTTGTCCGAGATGCAAATAGGTTCCACCATTTCGAGGTTGGAAAGTGCTCTTGTGGAGATTTCTGGTGA